Part of the Echeneis naucrates chromosome 18, fEcheNa1.1, whole genome shotgun sequence genome is shown below.
GCTGGCAATAACTTTCTGGGACCCCCTAATTTAGTGCACAATAATTGCAACATAACAGCGTGTTAAAGTACGCATTAGTGTACACTTCCTAAGTGAATGTATGTAATCTACAAAAGCAAATGTGTCAAAAGACAATCTTTATGGTGCCTGATTTtaggatgtgtgtatgtgtgcgtgtgtctgtagTGTGCACAGGAAGATGAGGTGCCCCAGTTGCAGAAAGGTGCcccaaaatcacaaaataaccTCAACTTGAATCTTCAGCCCCTGAGGGGAACTGATCGCattctgtcacattttgacACAACAGACTTGTGGTGTGCCATTTGTATTGTTGTAAATTTTAATcgtatttttatttcagcaagTTACTTATCCTTTTTCtcttaagatgttttttttttttttttttggtttgttttttttgctttgttgaatGTATTAGGGTCAATGTGGAGTAGCCAGAAGTTTTAAATTTGCAGTGTAATGTGGTAAATATGAGAAAAGgtgattttatgatttattaGGGTCAACTTCACTGTATATAAGTAAATATGTGGCTGAGATTAAACGATTTGCACTTTTAGGTTTTGcgtattgtgtttgtgttttggtaaATGTCGAGTGTGAGGAACGGCTGAAACCTCAGTGACAAGAGAtgaaagagctgctgctttgtgctTTGTATTCGAAAATCCTGTGGAAATCCACACAGACTCCTCTGAACCCTCCTGGTTGTCCTGGAAAGAAGGCAGGAGCTGAGACCCCTCAGTCAGGTGCGCAGGATAAAAGAACACAGCAACTACGCTGAGAGGCAGATACATCAAACTGCAAGGTAATTATAACATTTAATTGAATGGATTCATGTTTAGTTAGAGTTGGATTTTTCATTTAGACTGAGAAACGACAAACTTGTTTTCctcatgtattttgtttttttattttgtttattttatttcgcTGTCTGTAACGTGACCTTATTTTAAAAGGTatgcctttttgtattttaaacgGAATGGACAATCTGGAACAGAATGTAAATTTTCCTAATTCTTCatgattaatattaaaaagGTGATTTACAATCATGAGTCAAAATACCCAAAACATTTCTATTCAATGAAAATCTTTTGAATAAACTTGGAACTTAACATTATATTGCATCTTGGCACATAGATTAATGTAGTAGGGCaattttgtagtttttataAAGTCTCTAATCCTGGACGTTATCATAAAGGCCGGTTTGGTGGGAAATATCAGTTCCTGTAGTCTATGTAACGTGACTTGTGTCGTCATGTGACCTCTAAATAGGTTCCAGTGGTAATTATGGTTTCACCTCCATCCCAGAGGCTCTGGGTGAGGATGCTGGCAGTAATGATGGTGGTTAATTTCCCTGGAGCCCTGCAGAGATGCATTTCTGACGAGGTCCAGACTCAGGTCAGAGTTGTTAGACCTGCACCCATCGGGCCTATATCCAGACCTCCATCAGGGCAGCAGCCCCCACTGACCTCCGGGCTCCACCCCAGGAGGACACCTCTGCATGGCCTTTCAGTGAAGCGCAGGGGCTACCTGGGACAggtggccccgcccccttccGCTCCTCCACAGCCTATCAGGATCCACACCTGGATTCCAAGAGAGAGGGACAACCTATCAGAggctgagaaaaacagactgaTGTCAGCAGTGGAGGAGGCTGTGAGGGTGGTGTCTTCTTTATTATCAGGTGAAAacacaggtgacacacacacacacacacacacacacacacacactcactcatcaTCAGAGACTAATATATAAACCATTGACCTTTTAACAGTGAACCGAGCACCGGGTCCTTTGCTGCTCAGCAGAGACGTAAAAAAATACTGCAAGTTTCTCTGGAGCAATTCAAGATTGACCAACTacaacaggtgtgtgtgttttagctcCTTCAGCCACACTCCTCTGTAGATGATGAAGAGTCACTATTCCCCATCAgttttttttgggttagggtCAGTCAAGAAGATAAAGTGGATCAGTAGAAATATTTGCACTGTGATGCTCAGtagaatatattttaaagtatttgttttaactggCTCACTCATGTTTTTCACTGTAACTCGGGGTTAACTGGATTAAAAAAGGTAGTTTCTTCTTTCAGGTGTGGTCGAGCCAACAAAAACTACAGGAATGAGACCTGCCTGGATGTGACAGTGAGTATCAGTTTGTTCTGCagattcctttttatttctttggtaagttaacaaaaaaaaaacaaaacaaacaaacaaacaccaacagCATACACACTACACATCTGTATGACACATCTTAAAATCCAGCACCAAGCATGAGGTGTGTTTACTGTCTTAGATTCCCGATGATCACCTGGCTGGATGTGATATCTACTTAGAGCCCGATTCACCTCACAGGACTGTCCTCAGACCTGAAGGTGCTGGACTGCCTGACACCGACCTCCTGCTGTACCTCCACCTACAGTCCTCTGACAAGTGTAGAGCAGAGGTGAGTAGTGAATGATGAAATTACTCTTCAAAAGATAATAGATAATAAAGTTAtatcatattaaaatgaaagataatCCATTCcaactttaacttttaatatttaaaataagtttCCCTCCTTTGTATGGATTTTTGTAGTCATGAAACTTTACTACAGCTGGTTAGTTATTATTCTCTCTGTGCATTCAGCCGGATGTTTTGGCCTACGCTGTCCACTGCCAGACAGACACCCAAGGGCGACCTGTGGCTGGTGTGGTGGTCATCTGCAGAGAAGCGCTGACAGCCGCCACATTCAACCACCAGGCTACAGTTCAGGtgtgatttgtcattttttcaTTATAGGCTGgttcatgaaatgttttcttcaaaatgaaaaataaaaccaatgatGACTATTTTCCAGATTGTGATCCACGAGCTGTTCCATGTGCTTGGTTTCTCTAGAGATCTCTTCCACACCTGGAAAGACTGTCCTTCCCTTTCTCGAGGTTTTTAAATCCATATGTCACTTCATGTAAAATGTGGGAATGAGACAGTGAAGATTAATGCTTTTATATTCCTCTATTATATTCAATAAGCAAAATAAAAGTACACAAGAGCAAAAGGGTTAAAtgcacaacaacaataaaataagtGATGTAAACACAGTGAGCCAAAAGTTGTTCAGAAAATGATGCCaaattgtctttttctctgatttGCAGCAGTGGGTGCTGGCTGTTCACCTCGGGGCAAAGTGATTCACTCTGACGGATCAGGCCAGATGAGGATCTACACCCCGTCCATCATCTCCGCCCTGCAGAGGCACCTGGCATCAACTGACCCAGAGCTAGGAGGACCTCTTGAGAACCTGGTACAGAGTTTTACCAAGCTCAGTGACATAATAAAAGCTTTCCTCACATATGTCAAACATCCAGCTACCTGCCTGCCGTGTCTTCTGCCTTCAGAACGCACCCTCAGGCAGCGTGTCCTCTCACTGGGAGTCCCGGATCCTGAGGGGGTCCATCATGGCGGCAGTGCTGGAGGACTGGACCACGGTCCGGATCGACCCCATCACTCTAGCTGCATTACAAGACACAGGCTGGTACACGGTCAACCTAAGCCGGGCCCAGAGTCTGGCATGGGGAGATGGTAAGGAGTGATGAACTGTCTGGAAAATCTGCGTCATTAAAACTGTAGTATGCAGAAGAATTACATACAGAATATAATTCATATAACAGctacagttttaaaataatgaaaacacattgaTTTCTGTGTCTTAAgattgtttattaaaaaaaaaaaaaaacaacaatgtacGATTTAGTGataaatgtttgtctttgaagGTGAAGGAGCAGCTTTTGGTTCCCTGCCATCCTGCCAAGGCAAATCGTCCTCCTTTTTCTGCACAGGCAGGtgaatttagatatttttttctaaGCCAAAATCAAAAGGACAGAAGTCATTCTTCATGTCACCGTACATTATTACATGAGCATTATTTCTCTCAGCGGACTTGGGTGTCATTTTCTTCACCTGCATAAGGGGGAGTGCCAGACTGACCCCTACCTGGAGGGGTGTGGGGTGTTCAAACCACTGAAGAATGGAGTAGGTTATGCTCCCCTCTCTTAAAAACGCATTTCTCCCAGATCATCAGAATTTTAATATGGGCAAACCTTTCCCATTGCAGCACTGCAtgctgactctctctctctcctgctgtcccTCAGAGTGAAtgttggaaaaaggaaaacaccagACTGTCGTCTGAAGAAAACTGGAGTGGGGAGATTTTAGGCCTGGACAGCcgctgcttcttctccagcctGACCAGACAGGTGCCTGCACAtgtatttgatttgtttgtccCCTGTGTTTACTGAGAACTTTGTTGATCGGTGTCTTTCTTCTACAACCAGAGTCGGTTCCCTGAGATCAACGGCTCTGTGATGGGCTGTTGTTACAGACACAGGTGTACTGGACCTAACAGGTACCAGATCCAGGTCGCTGGCTCTGAGTGGGTGGACTGCCCAGCAGGAGGCACAGTCCAGGTAACTGGACTCAAACTGTAATTGTAGTATGGCGCACACCAGTCGGGGTGTCAGTAGACAGCATAGATGCTAATCATTGTGTCTGAGGTATTAGCTGCATAATAACCAACAACACCATGATACATTATTTTGCTCTACAACAACATCTGAATGATGACTCATCCAGATTTAAAGAATTAGCACAAAGCTACACTTCTGATGTGTGTTAttcttattaaatattattaagtACTAAATTGCATTACATCATTTATTGATGAGTTCTGTTTGAAGTGGTGACGTACAACAACGCCTATGAGACAAAGTGCTGCAGGGAAATATGAGTTCATTTCGATTTTAATTCTCAGATCAGAGGATACCAGGGTTCAGTCTTCTGCCCTGAAAGGAGGTTATGTCTGTACTCTGACATTACTCTTCCCTCAGATGATGCCAATATCTATCCCTCTTCTTCCACAAGGTATGTaaatgtttccaaaacaaaagcatcctCTGGTTGTGTAATGGCCTGTAAATACTAACCTTGGtctattgtttttgttcagcaACCCCTACGAGGTGTTAAGATCAGCGCAGGAAGGGACCTGGTTGTCCTTCGGTCCTCCCTCACTGGTCACTGTGGCCACGGCACTTTGCTTCACTGCCGCTGTGAGTCTCCTGGCTGCACTCAGAGTGTGTTCCCTGAAATGTGGCTGCTGCAGGACCAGGATCCATATTCTCCCAGAGGATCACAGAAACCGTTAACACCTGTTCAGTGTTGAGAGATTTGAAtaaactgtttttgaaaataagtaaataaaactaCTCTGTAATATGATTGATACTAATGAATTAACTTGATCATGATCAGCCATGAATTTATCTGACACACTACATGAAAAAATATGGCACTGAAGTTTTGTTTAACAAAGCAAAATTTTACACAATGTGTTATGTCATCAtaaagatttcttttcttttgtcatgaTAAGGTGACAAATGACCTACCATTACAGGTTTTTACTGTAAACACATTGGCTGGTCATGTCAGATTCAtcacaaacatttcaacaattGCTGAGTTTAAAAGATAATATATCATCTTTAGTCCTTCATCAGCAATAATTTATCAACATGTCAGCTGACATGTTACCTCACAAAGAAGCTGATATTGAGTCTGTCTCACTGTCCTGATTCAGGGAGTCTTCTCATTTAGATGTGTTGACAATGAAAAAATTCACTTTGAAAAGTTTTAACCAGATAACTTGTAAACACAGAGTATGCTtcgtgcttttattttgaaggacacAGCTTTCTACACAACTGTTACACACTTAATTAAAGTGCATTAATTGGTGAGAGCTGATGAAGTGAGCCAATAGTTTTGTCCCACCTGCTGTGAcagctgctctttattttttggGACTTCCTCTTTGGCTGAAACAGGAAgcactccctctgtgtttgGATGGTTATTCCGCTCACATCAACACTGGCTGCTTTCAGATCAAGTCTCCACGGTTTATATACAGTTTGGGcatttacataaatatatatatgtgtgtgtgtgttgtgttttcttttgtcgcTCTGTGAACCTGAAGCCAGAATTAAAGAGAAATATCGCAGGAACTGGTCGGATCTGCCCAGCACGGTGAGTAATCCTGTTTCACCCCCCTCATTTTACACCAAGTCATGCTTTTATCTGCTCAGAGGAGCCGGAATATATTgttaatatataattttaatattgttgttgtgagtttactttttttttgcgTAATGTTGCTTTGTTTCTAAGTTTAGGACGAACGACTGAGAACACGAGTTTCTGTAACACctaaacacaacagctgcatTCACTGGTCCACGATAAATGTCTGTAAAATCAGATGCTGGTTTTAAAAGTCATTTAAGTTGCGCTGTGtggctatttatttatttatttttttggcattttaactTTCATTCCACTTGCTTTCTCTTTgcagtttaattatttttactctTGAAGTAGCATCTCCACGCTTTATAAATACCCCAATAtaagaaatataaatgaataaacagcaTGAATCAGCTGCTCTCCCTGAACTTCTGCTGCATCTGGTGCTCTCACAGGTCGAATAAAGATATCTTGGGAAAAGATATAACATTAACACAAGATGTCATCACTGCTGTCAGGTGAAGAACATCACTATGAATCATGACCGTGTACAAATGTTCAGAAGGAAACTAGACAAGTTGACTTTGTCAGGTAAGTGACATGAGAAGAAAGCAGTGAGGCCACTGTGGCTCATGTGTGTCAGTTTAATGTGGAtgttgtgtgtcctttttgttGTGTCTTCAGATTACCACGGTCTGAACAGTCCAGGTCTCACGTGCTATTTGAACAGTGTGCTCCAGGTTCTGTTTATGACTGAAGACTTCCGCAGCGCAATAAAAAGGTGTGTAAAGTCACATACATTCTTTTTAAACTCTGTCTTTgaattttcaaacaaaacatttaaagtgaaaattaGAGGAATGCTCTTATTTCAGTTTCTAACATGTTCGAGGAGTAGTTTTTTGGAGCTAGAGCATCTCCAAAGCTCACTAATGAGCAAAAGTCCGATCTCAGGCAAGAAATATTTCAGCACAAATAtcttttctgttcctttgaaacacaacaaaaaaagcacaatgatACAATAAACCATCAACCCAGAGAAGGCTAACACGTTGTCGTATTTAATCATGTCAGATGATCAGCCGCTCCTTCGTTGATTGTGTTTGATAGAGTCACATCGGTTTCTCACTGTGCCTCAGATGCTGCACAGCAGATTCAACAACCATGGACAGACTCCTGGAAAATCTGTTTGCTGCCTTAAATAGGTGTTCAGCCAGAACACACAGCTTTATAAAAACTCTGGGGATCACAGATGGTGAGTTGACACTTGAGACGTGTTAAAGCCCTGCACTCAGAAACACAGAATATGAATGTTTATTCAtgggaatcactttgtttcattCAGCTTATGAGCAGCGTGATGCTGCTGAGTATTTTGAGAAGATCCTCTGTCTCACCAGTCCAGAGGCGTCAAAGGTTGGagccatttcattttgaaagattCACTCTAATAAAACTTGTCGTAGACCTcttaattttgcttttattttccaaaaaaaaatgggtaaaaaaaaatgttgcacagTGGAAAATTCTCAGTGTTTGATTTAACTTTAAACAGCCTCTGCTGAAGGTCTGCTGTACATTGGTGTGTAGATATTCAAGGGCGAGCTGCATCATAAAACCACGTGTGTCGAGTGTAAGAAGAGGAACGACTCCCGGACCTCTTTTTGGGTTCTGCCTCTAGCAATGGAAAACTCAAGTCGTCAGACCTACAGCGTGGTATTTAACAAAATCAGAGTTGGTCAGTGTTTTATACTGAGGGAGAACAGAACACGCAGGGTTCATTGATTATATAACGCTTACAGGAAAGAGGGTTGAAGACTTTCTTCAGGAAAGAGCAAGTCTGTGGGGATAACAAGATTTATTGCGACAGGTGCAGTAAAAAGCAAGATGCAGACATTGTGAGTGATAAATTCGATGGTTATTAGATTACAGGTGACTTTGTGACTGTCTTGTTAACACAGATGTTTTCTCAATGGGATGTAGGACTGTGAGATGACCCAAACGCCACCAATCCTGACTCTTCTGCTGAAGAGGTTCACCTTCGACTTCAGATGGAAGCGCTATGTGAAGCTTCACTGCAAAGTTGATGTGCCACAAACTGTACACATGGAGGTATTTATTCACATGTGTATATGTCACTTAACTGGGAATAATGCTGCAATGTAACATTTCTGGAAAAAGGGTTTTGTTTAATTCCTCTCTCTTCAGAATTGCAGCTATGACCTCTACGCCTTAGTCAACCACTTTGGCGACCTTTCAGGAGGTCATTATACCGCAGAAATCAAATCTTTCGAAACGGGAGAGTGGTATCACTTCAATGATGACGATGTTGAGAGGGTGAGCAggctcatttcctctctcagtcCAGTGTCACAAATCATCTCccagtgaaacacacaacataaagcTGAAGCATTTAGTCTTCTGTGATATTTCCTTTCTACAGATCAGACAGCCTCCGTTTGGAACTGGAAACTCTTCTGTGAGGTAAATATTACCTTCCTTTTGGAAACAGTCATTTTCTGACTGCTCACTATGTCCAAACGCTTTTCACATCAATGTCATGCCTTAAAGAGAAGAGGCCCCAAATGCAGACAA
Proteins encoded:
- the cirop gene encoding leishmanolysin-like peptidase 2; amino-acid sequence: MVSPPSQRLWVRMLAVMMVVNFPGALQRCISDEVQTQVRVVRPAPIGPISRPPSGQQPPLTSGLHPRRTPLHGLSVKRRGYLGQVAPPPSAPPQPIRIHTWIPRERDNLSEAEKNRLMSAVEEAVRVVSSLLSVNRAPGPLLLSRDVKKYCKFLWSNSRLTNYNRCGRANKNYRNETCLDVTIPDDHLAGCDIYLEPDSPHRTVLRPEGAGLPDTDLLLYLHLQSSDKCRAEPDVLAYAVHCQTDTQGRPVAGVVVICREALTAATFNHQATVQIVIHELFHVLGFSRDLFHTWKDCPSLSRAVGAGCSPRGKVIHSDGSGQMRIYTPSIISALQRHLASTDPELGGPLENLNAPSGSVSSHWESRILRGSIMAAVLEDWTTVRIDPITLAALQDTGWYTVNLSRAQSLAWGDGEGAAFGSLPSCQGKSSSFFCTGSGLGCHFLHLHKGECQTDPYLEGCGVFKPLKNGSECWKKENTRLSSEENWSGEILGLDSRCFFSSLTRQSRFPEINGSVMGCCYRHRCTGPNRYQIQVAGSEWVDCPAGGTVQIRGYQGSVFCPERRLCLYSDITLPSDDANIYPSSSTSNPYEVLRSAQEGTWLSFGPPSLVTVATALCFTAAVSLLAALRVCSLKCGCCRTRIHILPEDHRNR
- the LOC115058737 gene encoding ubiquitin carboxyl-terminal hydrolase 47-like, with product MNHDRVQMFRRKLDKLTLSDYHGLNSPGLTCYLNSVLQVLFMTEDFRSAIKRCCTADSTTMDRLLENLFAALNRCSARTHSFIKTLGITDAYEQRDAAEYFEKILCLTSPEASKIFKGELHHKTTCVECKKRNDSRTSFWVLPLAMENSSRQTYSVERGLKTFFRKEQVCGDNKIYCDRCSKKQDADIDCEMTQTPPILTLLLKRFTFDFRWKRYVKLHCKVDVPQTVHMENCSYDLYALVNHFGDLSGGHYTAEIKSFETGEWYHFNDDDVERIRQPPFGTGNSSVRSRTVYLLMYRKRKTDSVRRDEVDQDDQHAPFDTEAEGGCGEMTDESGSGGENLNGDMFKMSNSDSNQQKNCDSLKKRLNPRGITWDCTDQDNIAVMAGTKSQSETEGVRNTKVVAAAEESRSIRQRTEPAVCVNAAESGRSFQVSSNCCSPSSAQVCTGASHSNCRLNEPSRSRNLKNQQPPATAGEDRTRQTTQTVTKGVESRVRKTKNCKRVEETAKRVPWRINVMIKLLPGPVTCDTSWSETSE